The following DNA comes from Ornithinimicrobium avium.
CTGGACTCCGGCCACCGCCGGCCGGCCCCGACGCTGCTCACCCCGCACGCCGGGGAGCTGGCCGGGCTGCTGACCGCGATGGAGGACGGCGAGGTCACCCGCGAGCAGGTCGAGGCCGCGCCCCTGGAGCACGCCCGCCGCGCCGCCGCGCTCACCAGCTGCACCGTCCTGCTCAAGGGGGCCACGACCCTGGTCGTGGATCCGGACCCCGAAGTGCCGGTACGCGCCCAGGCCGACGCCCCGCCGTGGCTGGCGACGGCCGGGGCCGGCGACGTCCTCGCCGGGCTGGCCGGGGTGCTGCTCGCGGCCGGCCTGGAGGCACGCGATGCCGGCTCCCTCGCCGCCCTGGTCCACGGGCTCGCCGCCCATCGGGCCAACCCCGGGGGCCCGCTGCGCGCGCTCGCGGTGGCGCACTCCATACCCTCGACCGTGGCGGCCCTGCTGACCGGCTGACCAGCGCTGCTAGGTTGACGGCATGGATCAGCGAGTCTCCCTGGTGACCCTCGGCGTAGCCGACATGGACCGTGCCCGTGAGTTCTACGTGGCCCTCGGCTGGCAGCCGGGGCCCTCGCCCGAGCACATCGAGTTCTTCCAGGTCGGCGCCATGATCGTCGGGCTGTGGGACCGCATGGCGCTCGCCGTGGACTCCGGCATCGACATCGACGACGAGACCGAGGAGACGCCGGGCGCGGGCGAGGTGTGGGGCGGCAAGGTCGTCGGCCTCAACGTGTCCAGCGCCGCCGACGTCGACGAGCAGTTCGAGACGGCCGTGGACGCCGGTGCCACCGTGCTGCGCCAGCCGGCGAGCCGTTACTGGGGCGGCTACTCCGGCGTCTTCGCCGACCCGGACGGGCACGTGTGGGAGATCGCCTACAACCCCTACTGGACGGTCACCGAGGACGGCAAGACGATGCTGGGGGACGGACGGGGCTGACCCCGCCCGCCCCACCGCCCGGCGAGGCTGCGCCGGTCGGGGACGCCCCGTCGGTCAGCGACCGGGCCGGTTGAGGGCGCTGGTCACGGCCCGCAGCGACGCGGTCACCGTGCTGGGGTGGATGCCCACCCCCCAGCGCACCTCGCCGTCGACCGCGCACTCGACGTAGGACGCGGCCAGGGCGTCGGAGCCCGAGCTCAGCGCGTGCTCCTGGTAGTCGAGCACGCGGACGTCGATCCCGACCGTGGACAGCGCGTCGGTGAAGGCCGCTATCGGGCCGTTGCCGGTCCCGGTGATCTGCTGCTCGACGCCGTCGACCTCGACGGTCGCCTCGATCTGGTCCGCGTCGCGCGCGTCGTCGTGCGTCACCGTGTAGTCCTTGCCCACCAGCGGGCCGGGCTGCTCCAGGTACTCGCGCTGGAAGGACTCCCAGATCTGGGCGGGGGTCATCTCCCCGCCCTCGCTGTCGGTGTGCCGCTGGACCGCGCCGCTGAACTCGATCTGCAGCCGGCGCGGCAGGTCCAGCTTGTGCTCGGTCTTCATCACGTAGGCGACGCCGCCCTTGCCGGACTGGCTGTTGACCCGGATGACCGCCTCGTAGCTGCGGCCGACGTCCTTGGGGTCCACGGGCAGGTAGGGGACCTCCCAGCGGAACTGCTCGACGGGCACCCCGGCTGCCGCGGCGTCCCGCTCCAGCGCGTCGAAGCCCTTCTTGATCGCGTCCTGGTGGCTGCCGGAGAAGGCGGTGAAGACCAGGTCGCCGCCCCACGGGTGCCGCTCGGGCACGGGCAGCTGGTTGCAGTGCTCGACGGTGCGGCGGACCTCGTCGATGTCGGAGAAGTCGATCTGGGGGTCGACGCCCTGGGTGAACAGGTTCATCCCCAGCGTGACCAGGCACACGTTGCCGGTGCGCTCACCGTTGCCGAACAGGCAGCCCTCGATCCGGTCGGCGCCGGCCAGGTAGCCCAGCTCGGCGGCCGCGACTCCGGTGCCGCGGTCGTTGTGCGGGTGCAGCGACAGCACGACGTTCTCGCGGTGGTTCAGGTGCCGGCTCATCCACTCGATCGAGTCGGCGTAGACGTTGGGCGTGGCCATCTCCACGGTCGCGGGCAGGTTGATGATCACCGGCTTCTCCGGCGTCGGGACGAAGACCTCCATGACCGCGTTGCACACGCGCACCGCATACTCCAGCTCGGTGCCGGTGTAGGACTCGGGGGAGTACTCGTAGTAGATCTCCGTGCCCGGAGCCATCTGCTCCTCGTACTTCTTGCAGATGCGCGCTCCCTGGACCGCGATGTCGACGATCTCGTCCTCGCTGGCGTCGAAGACGACCCGCCGCTGCAGCGTCGAGGTGGAGTTGTAGAGGTGGACGATCGCCTGCCTGCATCCGGCGATCGACTCGTAGGTGCGCTCGATCAGGTGCTCGCGTGCCTGGGTCAGCACCTGGATGACGACGTCGTCGGGGATCAGGTCCTCCTCGATGAGCATCCGGACGAAGTCGAAGTCGGTCTGGCTGGCCGCCGGGAAGCCGACCTCGATCTCCTTGTAGCCCATCTGCACCAGCAGCTCGAACATCCGCCGCTTGCGGTCGGGTGTCATGGGGTCGATCAGCGCCTGGTTGCCGTCGCGCAGGTCGACCGCGCACCAGCGAGGGGCCTGGGTGATCGTGCGGCTCGGCCAGGTGCGGTCCGGCAGGTCGACAGCGGGGTATGGGGTGTACCGCTCGAACGGCATCCCGCTCGGCTGCTGGGGGTTGCGTGCGGAGGCGGGCGCGGTGGGGGTGGCGATGCTCATGGTCTGGATCTTCCTCGCTGCTGGGGGCTGTCGTGGTCCGAGGACAGCGCAACTCCGCAGCGAGGGCCGGACCTAGGTGGTCTCGCTGCGGCGTCGAAGGAGGAGCAGGTGAGTCATCGACCGCTACTATAGCCGACCGTGATGACGCTGCGTCAACGTGACGCTCGTCACACGACGTCACCCGCGACCCTGTGCTGACAGACTGCACGAATGCAGTTAGGCTGCACGGACCCTGTTCAACGACGAGCTCAGGAGCAGCATGAGTCATCGCACACCACGGCGCGCCGCCCTCGGCGTCGCGACCGCGACGATCGCCCTCTCCCTGGCGGTGGCGCCAGCCGCCACCTCGGCCCCCGGCAACGGGAAGGGCGACGGGAACGGCAAGGGCGGGCCCGCGGCCAACATCACCGCGCTGGAGCGTCAGGACGCTCGCGGCCCCAAGGCCGCGACGCCGGGCTACTCGGGCGTGGAGATGCCGGCTGCCTACCCGCACCAGCCGACCCTGCGGGTCTTCCCGCACGACCCTGACGACCGGTCCTACTCCGGTGACCTCGTCGGCTACGCCGACCTGGCGCCCTGGCTCAACGACCTGATGAGCCGCAGCGACCGGGTCTCGGCGCAGGTGGTGGGCCGGTCCACCCTGGGCCGCGACCTCTACCTGGTGACCGTCACCGCGCCGGAGAAGGCGAACGAGACCCGCAAGCAGACGGCATACCGGGAGATGATCCAGAACGAGCCGCACAAGGCGGCCAGGGACAAGAAGCTCAAGGCGGAGTACAAGACGCCGATCTGGTTCTCGGCCAACATCCACGGCAACGAGTGGGAGGGCACGGACGCCTCGATGCAGTTCATCGAGGAGCTGGCCACGGCGCCCCGGTCGGACGTGGCGGACCTGCTCGACGGTCACCGCCTCTACTTCTCGCTCACCCTCAACCCTGACGGGCGCAACCTGGGCCAGCGGGTCACGGCGCTGGGCTTCGACCCCAACCGCGACATGATCACCAACACCAACCCGGAGTCTGAGTCCTACGTGCGGCTGACCCAGTCGCTGCTGCCCATCAACGCCTCGGACCTGCACGGCTACACCGGCAACCTGCAGGTCGAGCCGACCGGTCCGCCGCACGGCGAGAACTACGAGTACGACTTGTTCATCCCGCACAACTACGCGATGGCCCTGCAGATCGAGCAGGACGTCGTCGACGCGGCGATCGAGGGCAACCCGCTGACCGCGGCGGGTGGGATCAAGATCCCCTACCGTGACACCCCGTCCGGCTGGGACGACTACCCGCCGATCTTCACCGCGCAGTACGCCGCGTTCTACGGTGCGCTGACCAGCACGGTGGAGCTCCCGCTGAGCCGGGACCGCAGCACGGGGGTGCAGACGCCGGAGCGCGCCGCGATCAACGTCGAGGTCGCCCTGCAGGTGCTGCGCAGCACGGTGGACTACGTCCACGAGAACGACGGCGAGATCCTGGCCAACCAGATCGAGTTCTTCGACCGCGCGCTCTCGGGCGAGGAGAAGACCGCGCTGACGGTCGACACGATCGACGGGGTGGCCGGCCCCGAGCAGTGGAAGCCGCTGTGGGACGTCGCCGACGACCAGGACCCGGTCGACCTGCCGCAGGCCTACGTCATCCCGGTGGGCGAGGGACAGCGCTCGCTCAGCGACGCCACGTCGCTGGTCGAGCAGCTGCTGCTGCACGACATCGAGGTCCGCACGCTGAACAACGCGCGGACGATCGACGGCACGACCTACCCTCGCGGCTCCTACGTCATCGACATGGCGCAGTCCAAGCGGGCGCTGGCCAACGCGCTGCTCGACCTGGGCAGCGACATCTCGGCCAAGGTGCCCTCGATGTACGACATCTCCGCGTGGAGCTACTCCTACCTGTGGGGCGCCACGGTGGACAAGGTCGGTGACGTCGGCGACGGGCCGGTCAAGGCGACCAAGGCAGCCTCCGCCCCGACCCGGCAGGCGTCCGTGCCCAAGCGTGCTCAGCACGTGACCTTCGACGTCGCCGGCGTCGAGGACTACGTCGCGCTCAACGACCTGCTGGCCCAGGACGCGGTCGCCTGGCTGCTGCCGTCCGGCCAGGCGGTCGTCGCGCCGGAGTCGCACGGGCTTGTGGTGAACGCCGCGCTCGAGCACGACATCGCCTTCCGGGCCGCCACGGCGGCCGAGGTCGGGACCGTCACCTCCGGGGACGCCAAGGAGCTCGACGAGGTCCGCGTCGGCTATGTCGGCACCCAGGACCCGCGCACGTCGCTGGAGCAGCTCGGCTTCGACGCGGTCGAGGTCTCCGCTGCCTCCATCGACGCCGACCAGGGCATCCTGGACGACCTCGACGTCATCTGGCTGAGCTCGGCGTTGAACTTCACCAACAACCAGGTCAACGGCCGCGACGCGACCCAGGCCTGGCTCGACGAGGGCCACGCCCTCGTCGGCTCCGGCAGCAGCGCCTTCACCACGGCGCGCAATTTCGGTCTGGTCTCGGCGACGGCGGTGAGCGGGCAGAGCCGCGGCAACGGGATCGTCGCCGTCGACACCCCGGCGGACTCGCTGCTGGCGAACTACGGCCAGGACTACGCCTTCGTCTACCCGGCGCAGTCCTACACCGACCTCGGCGAGGGCACCCGGGCCGAGCAGTTCTACGGCGAGGGCAACCCGCTGCTCTCCGGGCACTGGCGCGGCGACGGCACGGCCAGCCCCCAGGCGGCCGCGGGCAACGCCGCGGTCATCTCG
Coding sequences within:
- a CDS encoding VOC family protein, whose amino-acid sequence is MDQRVSLVTLGVADMDRAREFYVALGWQPGPSPEHIEFFQVGAMIVGLWDRMALAVDSGIDIDDETEETPGAGEVWGGKVVGLNVSSAADVDEQFETAVDAGATVLRQPASRYWGGYSGVFADPDGHVWEIAYNPYWTVTEDGKTMLGDGRG
- a CDS encoding M14 family zinc carboxypeptidase, coding for MSHRTPRRAALGVATATIALSLAVAPAATSAPGNGKGDGNGKGGPAANITALERQDARGPKAATPGYSGVEMPAAYPHQPTLRVFPHDPDDRSYSGDLVGYADLAPWLNDLMSRSDRVSAQVVGRSTLGRDLYLVTVTAPEKANETRKQTAYREMIQNEPHKAARDKKLKAEYKTPIWFSANIHGNEWEGTDASMQFIEELATAPRSDVADLLDGHRLYFSLTLNPDGRNLGQRVTALGFDPNRDMITNTNPESESYVRLTQSLLPINASDLHGYTGNLQVEPTGPPHGENYEYDLFIPHNYAMALQIEQDVVDAAIEGNPLTAAGGIKIPYRDTPSGWDDYPPIFTAQYAAFYGALTSTVELPLSRDRSTGVQTPERAAINVEVALQVLRSTVDYVHENDGEILANQIEFFDRALSGEEKTALTVDTIDGVAGPEQWKPLWDVADDQDPVDLPQAYVIPVGEGQRSLSDATSLVEQLLLHDIEVRTLNNARTIDGTTYPRGSYVIDMAQSKRALANALLDLGSDISAKVPSMYDISAWSYSYLWGATVDKVGDVGDGPVKATKAASAPTRQASVPKRAQHVTFDVAGVEDYVALNDLLAQDAVAWLLPSGQAVVAPESHGLVVNAALEHDIAFRAATAAEVGTVTSGDAKELDEVRVGYVGTQDPRTSLEQLGFDAVEVSAASIDADQGILDDLDVIWLSSALNFTNNQVNGRDATQAWLDEGHALVGSGSSAFTTARNFGLVSATAVSGQSRGNGIVAVDTPADSLLANYGQDYAFVYPAQSYTDLGEGTRAEQFYGEGNPLLSGHWRGDGTASPQAAAGNAAVISGESAAGGKAVVFGTSPFYRTHPKGGMSQVAQAIFAVTPEG
- the leuA gene encoding 2-isopropylmalate synthase yields the protein MSIATPTAPASARNPQQPSGMPFERYTPYPAVDLPDRTWPSRTITQAPRWCAVDLRDGNQALIDPMTPDRKRRMFELLVQMGYKEIEVGFPAASQTDFDFVRMLIEEDLIPDDVVIQVLTQAREHLIERTYESIAGCRQAIVHLYNSTSTLQRRVVFDASEDEIVDIAVQGARICKKYEEQMAPGTEIYYEYSPESYTGTELEYAVRVCNAVMEVFVPTPEKPVIINLPATVEMATPNVYADSIEWMSRHLNHRENVVLSLHPHNDRGTGVAAAELGYLAGADRIEGCLFGNGERTGNVCLVTLGMNLFTQGVDPQIDFSDIDEVRRTVEHCNQLPVPERHPWGGDLVFTAFSGSHQDAIKKGFDALERDAAAAGVPVEQFRWEVPYLPVDPKDVGRSYEAVIRVNSQSGKGGVAYVMKTEHKLDLPRRLQIEFSGAVQRHTDSEGGEMTPAQIWESFQREYLEQPGPLVGKDYTVTHDDARDADQIEATVEVDGVEQQITGTGNGPIAAFTDALSTVGIDVRVLDYQEHALSSGSDALAASYVECAVDGEVRWGVGIHPSTVTASLRAVTSALNRPGR